The Aeromicrobium tamlense nucleotide sequence GCCAGCGCGAAGGCGAACACCACCGAGCTGGCCACGGGGATCGGCTCGGCGACGAAGGCCAGCACGAGCGGCACCGCCACGCACACGGCGGCGGCGATCCGCAGCGCCGCGATGGACGAGAGCCGGCTGCCCCACGGCGCGTGGTTGCTCAGGCCCTGACCCACCACGCCCGCGAGCGCCATCGTCACGCCGGACGAGGTCGACAGGAACGCCGCGAAGGCGCCGGCGGTGACGAGCGCCGTCAGCAGCTCCCCGGCGGTCCCCGCGATCACGCGGCTCGGCAGCTCGAGCGCCACCGTGTCGGCGCGGCCGGCGGCGATGAGGTCGGACGCGTAGACCCGCCCGAGCACGCCGTAGAATGTCGGGAGCAGGTAGAACGCCGAGACGAGGCCGAGCACGATCAGGGTGGTCCGCCGCGCGGCGTGCCCGTCGGGGTTCGTGTAGAACCGCACCACCACGTGCGGCAGGCCCATCGTGCCGAGGAACGTCGCCACGATCACGGCGTACGTGGAGTAGACGGTCTGCGGGTTGGCGTCGCCGAGGGGGATCCACCAGTCGCTGCCGGCCTGCGCGGCCGGCTGGCCGTCGCGCGACCACGCCAGCAGCAGGAACATGAGCGGCACCAGCAGGGCCGTCAGCTTGAGCCAGTACTGGAACGCCTGCACGAAGGTGATCGACCGCATGCCGCCCAGCACCACGTTGAGGGTCACGATGATCGCGACGAGCACGGTGCCCACCCACCGGGGAGCGTCGAGGACGGCCTCGAGGGTCAGTCCCGCGCCCTGGAACTGCGGCAGCAGGTACAGCCAGCCGACCGCCACGACGAGAGCGGTGCAGACGCGCCGCACCGCCACCGACTGCAGGCGCACCTGGGCGAAGTCGGGGATCGTGTAGGCGCCCGAGCGGCGTAGGGGAGCCGCCACGAACACCAGCAGGAGCAGGTAGCCGGCCGTCCAGCCGATCGGGTACCAGAGCATGTCGGCGCCGTAGGCGAGCACGAGGCCGGCGATGCCGAGGTAGGAGGCGGCCGACAGGTACTCGCCGCTGATCGCCGAGCCGTTCAGGGCCGGGGAGACCGACCGGGAGGCCACGTAGAAGTCACTCGTCGTGCGGCTGATCCGCAGGCCGAACGCCCCGATCGCGAGGGTCGCGATCGAGACGAGGGAGACGGCGACGATGCCCCAGGTCGGGCTCATGGTCGGGTGTCGTCCGGCTCGACCAGCAGGGTGAACAGGCGCTCCGCGCGCTCGACGTGGCGCACATAGAGCCAGCCCAGCACGATGACGCCCGCGTGCACGCCACCGCCCAGGACGAGCCACGGCAGCGGGATGCCCAGGACGCGCAGGTCGTTCAGGCCCGGCACCCACGAGAACACGAGCGGCAGGCTGACGACGGTGAGCAGGAGCGTGATTGCCACGGTCATCGCGGCGCGCAGCTGCGAGCGGATGAGTGACTGCATGTAGACCTCGCCGACCCCGGTGGCCTCGTCGATCTCCTGACCCACCGTGCTGCGCACGTGCGCGGGCGCCGTGGAGAGGGGGCTGGTGATGCGGACCCGGCCAGACGGCTCGGGCAGGGCCTCGTCGGTCACGGCGTGTGCTCGCCGATCAGCTCGCGCAGCGCCCGCGTGTGGCGGCGGGCGACCTGCAGCTCGAGCGTGTTCCCGCCCGCGGCCGGCACGACCACGCTGGCGCGGCCCGAGGACATGCGGACCTCGAGGATGTGCGCGCGGTTCACCACGAGGCTGCGGTGGATGCGCAGGAAGCCGGCGTCGGCCCAGTCGTCGGCGAGGGAGCCGAGGGGCGTGCGGATGAGGTGGCTCGAGCCCTCCAGGGTGTGCAGCCGGACGTAGTCGCCCTGCGCCTCGGCGTGGGTGACCTTCGACCGCGAGACGAAGCGCGTGACGCCCGCCAGCTCGACGGCGATCGTGTCGTCGGACTCGGTGCCGCCGTGGTCGGAGTCGGCCACGGCCCGGCGCACGCTCTCGCGCAGGCGCTCCTCGCGGATCGGCTTGAGCAGGTAGTCCACGGCGTTGAGGTCGAACGCCTCCACGGCGTGCGCGTCGTGCGCGGTCACGAAGATGATCTGCGGCGGCGTCTTGAACTTGCCCAGCAGGCGCGCGATGTCGATGCCGGTCAGTCCGGGCATGGCGATGTCGAGGAACAGCAGGTCGATGTCACCGGCGTCGAGGCGACGCAGCGCCTCGGTGCCGGACCGAGCCGTGTCGATCGTGCCGATCCGGTCGTCGCGGCCGAGCAGCCAGACCAGCTCGTCCAGCACCGGTTGCTCGTCGTCGACCACCAGCGTCCGCAGTGCGCGCGCCATGGGAGTGAGCCTAGTCACTGTCGAGGGATGCGGCGTCGAACCGGGTCAGTCCAGGACGCCGCGGGCGTGCAGCGCGTCGCCGGTGTCGCG carries:
- a CDS encoding sodium/solute symporter; its protein translation is MSPTWGIVAVSLVSIATLAIGAFGLRISRTTSDFYVASRSVSPALNGSAISGEYLSAASYLGIAGLVLAYGADMLWYPIGWTAGYLLLLVFVAAPLRRSGAYTIPDFAQVRLQSVAVRRVCTALVVAVGWLYLLPQFQGAGLTLEAVLDAPRWVGTVLVAIIVTLNVVLGGMRSITFVQAFQYWLKLTALLVPLMFLLLAWSRDGQPAAQAGSDWWIPLGDANPQTVYSTYAVIVATFLGTMGLPHVVVRFYTNPDGHAARRTTLIVLGLVSAFYLLPTFYGVLGRVYASDLIAAGRADTVALELPSRVIAGTAGELLTALVTAGAFAAFLSTSSGVTMALAGVVGQGLSNHAPWGSRLSSIAALRIAAAVCVAVPLVLAFVAEPIPVASSVVFAFALAASTFCPLLVLGIWWRGLTSAGAIAGLIGGGICAGAAPFVTLALDVEGWWGTLMSQPAVWSVPVGFGLMVGISLATRSRVPATVGRTMVRLHTPERVQVDRRF
- a CDS encoding DUF485 domain-containing protein, producing MTDEALPEPSGRVRITSPLSTAPAHVRSTVGQEIDEATGVGEVYMQSLIRSQLRAAMTVAITLLLTVVSLPLVFSWVPGLNDLRVLGIPLPWLVLGGGVHAGVIVLGWLYVRHVERAERLFTLLVEPDDTRP
- a CDS encoding LytR/AlgR family response regulator transcription factor translates to MARALRTLVVDDEQPVLDELVWLLGRDDRIGTIDTARSGTEALRRLDAGDIDLLFLDIAMPGLTGIDIARLLGKFKTPPQIIFVTAHDAHAVEAFDLNAVDYLLKPIREERLRESVRRAVADSDHGGTESDDTIAVELAGVTRFVSRSKVTHAEAQGDYVRLHTLEGSSHLIRTPLGSLADDWADAGFLRIHRSLVVNRAHILEVRMSSGRASVVVPAAGGNTLELQVARRHTRALRELIGEHTP